From one Streptomyces sp. SCSIO 30461 genomic stretch:
- a CDS encoding SCO5717 family growth-regulating ATPase, with product MNRDRSGYNGGPSSEGDDHEADLTGEFEIVYTPPAWYAQSTQGGSTPGTEQNAGQSGPPQAGPPVGPPVGPPTGPAAQGPPGQAPPPGRQPAQPAPPIPSQSTSGANQQSPATGDHGPPQQQSVPDAAPSAGSGAPGGFGFPQQQGGPGGYGFPRQPAPAMTPAPPTPPSAPDATGGYGFPPQQASPSAPDAPGHPQQPAQPAPPASAPAAPGGHGFPPQQPAPATAPAAPTPAPGPGFPVLRPVATDAQHDSSGEPAPVQPVPVRQETDRPQAEQPETDQPEAELNHAAADAEAALLFGGGDDGTEPEEARNPQAEPGDAAAVVTGAEGDESADTASSGTASTEQPLSASAPAAAHADPAPGPLAQPPLAQGLQEPAPPAAPAVVTPPHNEGLPPLPPGYAPAAPAQRTAQPYQQGVQGGYGSPQTPAPAPAPAPAPAPAPAQAQDTPSAPAPVPVPPQADVTGQPQQQPPVQGAFGPAQPLPGYPAQGQPAPADPRQGHQSGQFAAHQSPGAGYGYPQQPVQPTQPHPGYGHPHPQAQPQAQPGYGYPPEAAGHGHAQPAQHHQAPIQPQTAAQPQQPIQPQPQQPNAYGNQGWTAPPGPQPSGPGVHQQQAAPGTPLGYNAAVELSSDRLLRGQPKARKNNPGPSRFKFGAKKEEAERQRLLGLIRTPVMSCYRIAVISLKGGVGKTTTTIALGATLASERQDKILAIDANPDAGTLGRRVRRETGATIRDLVQAIPQLNSYMDIRRFTSQAPSGLEIIANDVDPAVSTTFNDQDYRAALDVLGRQYPIILTDSGTGLLYSAMRGVLDLADQLIIISTPSVDGASSASTTLDWLSANGFADLVQRSVTVISGVRETGKTIKVQDIVAHFETRCRGVIVVPFDEHLAAGAEVDLDMMRPKTREAYFHLAALIAEDLTRTQQGFGNPNTQYQQPQQGYAAPQQAAPQQPYAQPGGVPQAGQGWQQPGPGQGQQPGYQQPGPGQGWQQQTPPPSQDPRQSGQVPPPGWMQQ from the coding sequence GTGAACAGGGATCGGTCCGGGTACAACGGCGGCCCTTCCTCAGAGGGCGACGATCACGAGGCGGACCTCACCGGAGAGTTCGAGATCGTCTACACGCCTCCCGCCTGGTACGCCCAGAGCACCCAGGGCGGTTCCACGCCCGGTACGGAGCAGAACGCCGGGCAGTCTGGGCCACCGCAGGCCGGCCCGCCGGTCGGCCCGCCGGTCGGCCCGCCGACCGGTCCCGCGGCGCAGGGACCGCCGGGGCAGGCTCCCCCGCCGGGGCGGCAGCCGGCCCAGCCCGCGCCGCCGATTCCCAGCCAGAGCACATCCGGTGCGAACCAGCAGAGCCCTGCCACAGGTGACCACGGGCCTCCGCAACAGCAGTCCGTGCCCGACGCCGCGCCCTCCGCCGGCTCGGGTGCGCCGGGCGGATTCGGCTTCCCGCAGCAGCAGGGGGGACCGGGCGGATACGGCTTCCCGCGGCAGCCCGCACCGGCAATGACGCCCGCGCCGCCGACCCCGCCCTCGGCCCCGGACGCGACCGGCGGATACGGCTTCCCGCCGCAGCAGGCTTCGCCTTCGGCACCGGATGCCCCTGGCCACCCGCAGCAGCCCGCCCAACCCGCGCCCCCGGCGTCCGCACCGGCTGCGCCCGGCGGACACGGGTTCCCGCCGCAGCAGCCCGCGCCTGCCACAGCACCCGCGGCTCCGACACCGGCTCCAGGCCCCGGCTTTCCCGTGCTGCGCCCCGTCGCCACGGACGCCCAGCACGACTCCTCGGGGGAGCCCGCTCCCGTACAGCCTGTCCCCGTACGCCAGGAGACGGACCGGCCGCAGGCGGAGCAGCCGGAGACTGATCAGCCGGAGGCCGAACTCAACCATGCCGCAGCGGATGCCGAAGCGGCGCTGCTGTTCGGCGGCGGGGACGACGGCACAGAGCCGGAGGAAGCGCGGAACCCCCAGGCGGAGCCCGGTGATGCCGCCGCAGTCGTGACCGGAGCGGAGGGCGACGAGTCGGCTGACACGGCCTCATCGGGCACGGCTTCGACCGAACAGCCGCTTTCTGCTTCCGCGCCCGCGGCTGCGCACGCAGACCCGGCTCCCGGGCCCCTCGCCCAACCGCCTTTGGCCCAGGGGCTGCAGGAGCCGGCTCCGCCGGCCGCACCGGCCGTGGTGACGCCCCCGCACAACGAGGGGCTCCCCCCACTGCCACCGGGGTACGCCCCTGCGGCTCCCGCGCAGCGAACAGCGCAGCCCTACCAGCAGGGTGTGCAGGGCGGATACGGCTCGCCTCAGACCCCGGCCCCGGCCCCAGCCCCAGCCCCAGCCCCAGCCCCAGCCCCAGCCCAGGCTCAGGACACGCCCTCAGCTCCGGCACCGGTGCCGGTCCCACCCCAGGCCGATGTGACGGGACAGCCGCAGCAGCAGCCGCCCGTGCAGGGGGCGTTCGGTCCTGCCCAACCGCTTCCTGGGTACCCCGCCCAGGGACAACCTGCCCCCGCCGACCCGCGGCAGGGCCACCAGAGCGGACAGTTCGCCGCGCACCAATCGCCCGGCGCTGGATACGGCTACCCCCAGCAGCCGGTGCAGCCGACCCAGCCGCACCCGGGTTACGGTCACCCGCACCCCCAGGCCCAACCCCAGGCACAGCCTGGATACGGCTATCCGCCCGAGGCCGCCGGGCACGGCCACGCCCAGCCCGCACAGCACCATCAGGCACCGATCCAGCCTCAGACCGCGGCCCAGCCGCAGCAACCGATCCAGCCCCAGCCCCAGCAGCCCAATGCCTACGGCAACCAGGGCTGGACTGCCCCGCCCGGCCCGCAGCCGAGCGGACCCGGTGTCCACCAGCAGCAGGCCGCTCCCGGTACCCCGCTCGGCTACAACGCAGCCGTGGAGCTCTCCTCCGACCGGCTCCTGCGCGGCCAACCCAAGGCCCGCAAGAACAACCCCGGTCCGTCGCGCTTCAAGTTCGGTGCGAAAAAGGAAGAGGCCGAGCGGCAGCGGCTGCTCGGGCTGATTCGAACGCCGGTGATGTCGTGCTACCGGATCGCGGTCATCAGCCTCAAGGGCGGAGTCGGCAAGACCACGACGACCATCGCGCTCGGTGCCACGCTCGCCTCCGAGCGCCAGGACAAGATCCTTGCGATCGACGCCAACCCGGACGCCGGCACCCTCGGTCGACGGGTTCGCCGCGAGACGGGCGCCACCATTCGTGATCTGGTGCAGGCGATCCCGCAGCTGAACAGCTACATGGACATCCGGCGCTTCACCTCGCAGGCGCCATCGGGGCTCGAGATCATCGCCAACGACGTGGACCCGGCGGTCTCCACCACGTTCAATGACCAGGACTACCGCGCCGCGCTCGACGTGCTGGGCAGGCAGTACCCGATCATCCTCACCGACTCGGGCACAGGTCTGCTCTACAGCGCGATGCGCGGAGTCCTCGATCTCGCCGACCAGTTGATCATCATCTCCACCCCGTCGGTGGACGGTGCGAGCAGCGCCTCGACCACTCTCGACTGGCTGTCGGCGAACGGCTTCGCGGATCTCGTCCAGCGTTCGGTCACCGTGATCTCCGGTGTCCGCGAGACGGGCAAGACGATCAAGGTGCAGGACATCGTCGCGCACTTCGAGACCCGCTGCCGCGGGGTCATCGTCGTTCCCTTCGACGAGCACCTCGCAGCGGGTGCGGAAGTCGACCTCGACATGATGCGTCCCAAGACGCGCGAGGCCTACTTCCACCTCGCCGCCCTCATCGCCGAGGACCTCACGCGTACGCAGCAGGGCTTCGGAAACCCGAACACGCAGTACCAGCAGCCTCAGCAGGGTTACG
- the eccE gene encoding type VII secretion protein EccE yields the protein MTSATSTRRGRRAQQQQGGPGGTGTPVVPDAPVAASPRTLPRPGGLGPVRLQQLVLVEVAAAVMVASWAVGAPWLMAPAGAIAALLLLLAALRRGSRPLPEWYETTRALVRRRRDAKLPVPPGTDPLLAPVVECDPALRTYSFVSRDDRSVGMIGDGTFLTAVLFVQPGDQPLRPGIGKRQLPLRLLQDALEVDGIRLASVQVVQHTQPAPAPHLPQQSLAARSYGPLQAQAGSPALRLTWVALKLDPELCPEAVQARGDGVPGAQRALLRVADQLASRLAGAGFSATILDETELVQALATSSCLNPRANAQHGQDGRAPQRRTVEAVRTWRVDDRWHTTYWVSRWPQLGDGGAALPELVTRFTSLPVLATTFSTTLSKAGNRGVALTGHIRVTARGDDEIGQMGRELERAAGAAKVGLVRLDREQVPGALATLPLGGTY from the coding sequence ATGACCAGCGCTACGAGCACCCGGCGCGGACGCCGCGCACAGCAGCAACAGGGAGGGCCGGGAGGCACGGGCACACCGGTGGTTCCGGACGCCCCCGTCGCCGCGTCGCCGCGTACGCTGCCCCGTCCTGGCGGTCTGGGCCCGGTGCGGCTGCAGCAGCTCGTTCTGGTGGAGGTCGCGGCGGCCGTCATGGTGGCCTCCTGGGCCGTCGGTGCGCCATGGCTGATGGCACCCGCGGGTGCCATCGCGGCACTGCTGCTGCTTCTCGCGGCACTGCGCCGAGGCAGTCGCCCGCTGCCGGAGTGGTACGAGACGACGCGTGCTCTGGTCCGGCGCCGGCGCGACGCCAAACTGCCCGTGCCGCCCGGGACGGACCCACTGCTCGCCCCGGTCGTCGAGTGCGACCCCGCTCTGCGGACGTATTCCTTCGTGTCCCGTGACGACCGTTCCGTCGGCATGATCGGGGACGGGACCTTCCTCACCGCGGTGCTCTTCGTCCAGCCCGGTGACCAGCCGTTGCGTCCCGGTATCGGCAAGCGGCAGCTTCCCCTGCGGCTGCTACAGGACGCCCTGGAGGTCGACGGCATTCGGCTCGCCTCCGTACAGGTGGTACAGCACACGCAGCCGGCGCCCGCTCCGCATCTGCCGCAGCAGTCGCTCGCCGCGCGGTCATACGGGCCCTTGCAGGCCCAGGCCGGTTCTCCCGCGCTCCGGCTCACCTGGGTGGCCCTCAAGCTCGATCCGGAGCTTTGCCCCGAGGCTGTGCAGGCGCGCGGGGACGGCGTCCCCGGTGCGCAGCGTGCGCTGCTGCGGGTGGCGGACCAGCTGGCGAGTCGGCTGGCGGGGGCCGGATTCAGCGCAACCATCCTGGACGAGACCGAGCTGGTTCAGGCCCTGGCGACGTCGAGCTGCCTCAATCCGCGTGCCAACGCTCAGCACGGCCAGGACGGCCGCGCCCCCCAGCGCCGCACGGTCGAGGCGGTACGGACCTGGCGGGTCGACGACCGATGGCACACGACGTACTGGGTGTCCCGCTGGCCGCAGTTGGGCGATGGCGGTGCGGCGCTGCCCGAGTTGGTCACACGGTTCACCTCGCTGCCCGTGCTCGCCACGACGTTCAGTACGACCCTGAGCAAAGCCGGCAACCGGGGTGTCGCCCTCACCGGGCACATACGTGTCACCGCACGTGGCGACGATGAAATAGGCCAGATGGGACGGGAGTTGGAGCGGGCAGCCGGCGCCGCGAAAGTCGGTCTGGTCCGTCTCGACCGGGAGCAGGTCCCGGGGGCCCTCGCCACTCTGCCGCTCGGAGGTACCTACTGA
- the eccB gene encoding type VII secretion protein EccB yields MAKRQDELAAYTFARKRTVAAFLAPSPGGSEEGAPRPIRTVMPSLALGVVLVIGFIAWGVIKPAAPKGWDTPGEYVIVDSDSTTRYVVLDPDPKDGEVEKVLHPVLNYASAKLLLDKGKGKVIEVPGKEIDKSGIRHGATIGIPYAPDRLPSKDDAQKPKSWAVCERPAPGSVDAIDRAVFVLNDADAKSLDGTGKVGAGEVLYVEDRTTGQEFLVDGAGGLFQLGDVSRLDKTTMAQLRSAVIGSRAEPQPVSKEWLLTLNPGEAILFPKVPSNGRPTSVKGLPEEASTVGRVLEAEDAQGTQYYVVLEDKVADVTSFVAALLMRSPAAQQAYGSARPIAPVPVNGQQIIAANNGQAEAFYADKGWPQIVPSQANAGAAATGGDRMTSCSVYKGTIGSDRKPRLASWAGKSYPRSAVADSQSAFVSSGSGLLFQEVSGTAEGGGGFYLLTDTGLRYSLPSNNDSEADKTVNSPSRAGDAPTGEANETDKARTRLGYEDLTTPVIVPQSWAAFISKGPTLDTGSAAQPQGQ; encoded by the coding sequence ATGGCAAAGCGTCAGGACGAGCTCGCCGCCTACACGTTCGCTCGAAAGCGCACCGTCGCGGCGTTCTTGGCGCCGTCACCGGGGGGCTCGGAGGAAGGCGCGCCGCGCCCCATCCGCACGGTGATGCCCAGCCTCGCGCTGGGTGTGGTGCTGGTGATCGGTTTCATCGCATGGGGTGTGATCAAGCCCGCAGCGCCCAAGGGCTGGGACACCCCGGGCGAGTACGTCATCGTCGACAGCGACTCCACGACCCGGTACGTGGTCCTCGACCCGGACCCGAAGGACGGCGAGGTGGAGAAGGTCCTCCATCCGGTCCTCAACTACGCCTCCGCGAAGCTGCTTCTCGACAAGGGCAAGGGCAAGGTCATCGAGGTGCCGGGCAAGGAGATCGACAAGAGCGGGATCCGGCACGGCGCCACGATCGGCATCCCCTACGCCCCGGACCGGCTGCCGTCCAAGGACGACGCGCAGAAACCGAAGAGCTGGGCGGTGTGCGAGCGCCCGGCGCCGGGGTCGGTCGACGCCATCGACCGCGCCGTGTTCGTCCTCAACGACGCCGACGCCAAGTCCCTCGACGGGACGGGCAAGGTCGGCGCCGGCGAGGTCCTGTACGTCGAGGACCGCACGACCGGGCAGGAGTTCCTGGTCGACGGCGCCGGTGGCCTCTTCCAGCTCGGTGACGTGTCGCGCCTCGACAAGACCACCATGGCGCAGCTCCGCTCCGCCGTCATCGGCAGCAGGGCCGAGCCGCAGCCGGTGAGCAAGGAATGGCTGCTCACACTCAACCCGGGTGAGGCGATCCTCTTCCCGAAGGTCCCGTCCAACGGCCGGCCGACCTCCGTCAAGGGGCTCCCCGAGGAAGCGAGCACGGTGGGCCGGGTACTCGAGGCCGAGGACGCGCAGGGTACCCAGTACTACGTCGTACTCGAGGACAAGGTCGCCGACGTCACCAGCTTCGTGGCCGCACTGCTGATGCGGTCGCCCGCCGCTCAGCAGGCCTATGGCTCCGCCCGCCCGATCGCTCCCGTCCCGGTCAACGGGCAGCAGATCATCGCTGCCAACAACGGCCAGGCTGAGGCCTTCTACGCGGACAAGGGATGGCCCCAGATCGTCCCCAGCCAGGCCAACGCGGGTGCGGCGGCAACCGGTGGGGACCGCATGACCTCGTGCAGTGTCTACAAGGGCACCATCGGGTCGGACCGCAAGCCGCGGCTCGCCTCCTGGGCAGGGAAGAGCTACCCCAGGAGTGCCGTCGCCGACTCACAGAGCGCGTTCGTCTCATCGGGCTCGGGCCTCCTCTTCCAGGAGGTCAGCGGTACGGCGGAAGGCGGCGGCGGGTTCTACCTCCTCACCGACACGGGTCTGCGGTACTCGCTGCCGTCGAACAACGACAGCGAGGCGGACAAGACGGTGAACTCCCCTTCCCGGGCCGGTGACGCGCCGACGGGCGAGGCGAACGAGACCGACAAGGCGCGTACGCGGCTGGGGTACGAGGACCTCACCACCCCCGTGATCGTTCCGCAGTCCTGGGCCGCGTTCATCTCCAAGGGGCCGACCCTGGACACCGGGAGCGCTGCGCAGCCGCAGGGTCAGTGA
- a CDS encoding WXG100 family type VII secretion target, whose product MAGQFRVTEDELTKLSGDINTANGQLQGEIRRLNGVIDQIAGGWQGQAAQSYRQLQDRWNADAKRMSDILNDIKEAVDSTRSNYSASEEQQNSEISKIMSDFG is encoded by the coding sequence ATGGCCGGCCAGTTCCGGGTAACAGAGGACGAACTCACCAAGCTCTCGGGTGACATCAACACGGCGAACGGTCAGCTGCAGGGCGAGATCCGCCGGCTCAACGGAGTGATCGACCAGATCGCCGGCGGATGGCAGGGCCAGGCCGCCCAGTCCTACCGTCAGCTCCAGGACCGCTGGAACGCGGACGCGAAGAGGATGAGCGACATCCTCAACGACATCAAGGAAGCCGTGGACTCCACGCGGAGCAACTACTCCGCATCGGAAGAGCAGCAGAACTCCGAGATCAGCAAGATCATGTCCGACTTCGGCTGA
- a CDS encoding WXG100 family type VII secretion target: MTMSILVNYATITNASTDVKSTAGRIKQQLDDLEAAVKRVANTWEGEAQEGYQRKQREWDQTAADLHATLLKIATALQSAAESYQATEKSNASTWG, translated from the coding sequence ATGACGATGTCAATCCTCGTCAATTACGCAACCATCACCAACGCGTCCACCGACGTGAAGTCGACCGCCGGTCGCATCAAGCAGCAGCTGGATGACCTCGAGGCTGCCGTCAAGCGCGTCGCCAACACCTGGGAGGGTGAGGCGCAGGAGGGTTACCAGCGCAAGCAGCGCGAGTGGGACCAGACCGCCGCGGACCTGCACGCCACCCTGCTGAAGATCGCCACGGCGCTGCAGAGCGCGGCCGAGAGCTACCAGGCCACTGAGAAGAGCAACGCCTCGACCTGGGGCTGA
- the mycP gene encoding type VII secretion-associated serine protease mycosin, with the protein MNGSGSGGPDFGLSNSSECVFGGDLIKSTPWSLQRVLLDQLWERATGKGVTVAVIDTGVDKANLQLSGAVAGGETYVGGSGTQDLEGHGTRVAGIIAARPVKGTGFVGIAPDAKIVSYRYTGGAEKQGDAGTMSKAIRDAVAKGIRIINISSDTADNQDDATLRAAVADAVKAGTLIVAAAGNDGADGKPADTYPAAYPGVLAVAASDRNDERAFFSQAGDFVDVAAPGVGMVSTVPKGGQCTADGTSFAAPYVAGVAALMKERHRTWSASQIATRIQETAQRPGRGPNPYIGWGVVDPVAALTDDTAPKASPTPDPPMRAGSGGVVPVAVTMGESEAERERRVAVYVLGMGIALALVAAGSGVAVRDWRNKRTSRAGRSG; encoded by the coding sequence GTGAACGGGAGCGGTTCCGGCGGCCCGGACTTCGGTCTGTCGAACAGCTCCGAGTGCGTGTTCGGAGGTGACCTCATCAAGTCCACACCGTGGTCCCTGCAGCGCGTCCTCCTGGACCAGCTGTGGGAGCGAGCCACGGGCAAGGGCGTCACCGTCGCCGTGATCGACACCGGCGTCGACAAGGCCAACCTCCAGCTGAGCGGTGCGGTGGCCGGTGGCGAGACCTACGTGGGCGGCTCCGGAACCCAGGACCTGGAGGGCCATGGCACCCGGGTCGCGGGAATCATCGCGGCCCGTCCCGTCAAGGGCACGGGATTCGTGGGTATCGCTCCCGACGCGAAGATCGTCTCCTACCGCTACACGGGCGGTGCGGAGAAGCAGGGCGACGCGGGCACCATGTCCAAGGCGATCCGGGACGCCGTCGCCAAGGGCATTCGGATCATCAACATCTCCTCGGACACCGCGGACAACCAGGACGACGCGACACTGCGCGCGGCGGTAGCGGACGCGGTGAAGGCAGGGACCCTCATCGTGGCCGCGGCCGGCAACGACGGAGCGGACGGCAAGCCGGCGGATACGTATCCCGCGGCCTATCCGGGCGTTCTGGCGGTGGCCGCCTCAGACCGCAACGACGAACGTGCCTTCTTCTCGCAGGCGGGTGACTTCGTCGATGTCGCGGCGCCAGGCGTGGGCATGGTGTCCACGGTCCCCAAGGGCGGCCAGTGCACGGCCGACGGCACGAGCTTCGCGGCCCCGTACGTCGCGGGCGTCGCGGCGCTGATGAAGGAGAGGCACCGGACCTGGTCGGCGTCGCAGATCGCGACCCGCATCCAGGAGACGGCCCAGCGCCCAGGACGCGGCCCGAACCCCTACATCGGGTGGGGCGTGGTCGACCCGGTCGCCGCCCTGACGGACGACACCGCACCGAAAGCCTCCCCGACCCCGGATCCGCCCATGAGGGCAGGGTCTGGCGGAGTCGTCCCCGTCGCGGTGACGATGGGTGAGAGCGAGGCGGAGCGGGAACGCCGGGTGGCCGTCTACGTGTTGGGGATGGGAATCGCGCTCGCCCTCGTGGCCGCGGGCAGCGGGGTCGCCGTGAGGGACTGGCGCAACAAGAGGACAAGCCGAGCCGGACGGTCCGGGTAA
- the mycP gene encoding type VII secretion-associated serine protease mycosin, with the protein MNAFAVKDVWAESQGQGVTVAVVDSGVDAGHPDLTGQVLEGKDFTGGGDAQQDQFGHGTIMASLIAGHGHGAGNASGMVGLAPKAKILPLRTLRTEKDRNSDETWAAAVRYAVDQGAKVINLSFGNDGGKTLSDGRAAIAYAQAHDVVVVAGAGNDGFDAVAEPAALPGVVSVGAIDEKANRWDESNSGKGLVLMGPGVEVLGADPTLPENYSLSSGTSDATAFVSAAAALVRSKFPDLTAGQVINRLIKSATFAHHKDLKAPDEEYGYGIVRPYSALTMDIPAGPKTNPLGQMSSSALNPGGAAADTDDSIQAKKKKKSSGSLLVLGGIAAAVVVGAIVFAVIRSRRNGGSGGPGDGGGNPPHGAGYPPQPPTGYQPYPNAVPNQGYPTSPGQSPQHPNPYSQQPPYQGQ; encoded by the coding sequence TTGAACGCCTTCGCAGTAAAGGACGTTTGGGCTGAATCGCAAGGGCAGGGCGTGACTGTTGCGGTTGTCGACTCCGGAGTCGATGCCGGTCACCCCGACCTGACTGGTCAGGTTCTTGAGGGCAAGGACTTCACTGGCGGAGGTGACGCTCAACAGGACCAATTTGGGCACGGGACGATTATGGCCAGCCTGATCGCTGGACACGGCCACGGCGCTGGAAATGCGTCCGGCATGGTAGGTCTCGCACCTAAGGCGAAAATCCTTCCATTGCGTACCCTCCGAACGGAGAAGGACAGGAATAGTGATGAGACCTGGGCTGCGGCGGTTCGATACGCGGTGGATCAGGGAGCCAAGGTCATCAATCTCTCCTTTGGCAACGACGGTGGCAAGACCCTGAGCGACGGCCGTGCGGCGATCGCGTATGCGCAAGCTCACGATGTTGTTGTCGTGGCGGGGGCAGGTAACGACGGGTTTGATGCAGTCGCTGAGCCAGCAGCACTACCTGGCGTTGTTTCGGTTGGCGCCATTGATGAAAAGGCCAATCGCTGGGATGAATCAAATTCTGGAAAAGGCCTTGTCTTGATGGGGCCTGGTGTTGAAGTTCTCGGCGCGGATCCGACACTCCCGGAAAATTACAGCTTGTCAAGCGGAACATCGGATGCCACAGCTTTCGTCTCCGCCGCCGCAGCCCTGGTGCGCTCCAAGTTCCCCGACCTCACGGCAGGTCAGGTAATCAACCGCCTGATCAAGTCGGCTACTTTCGCTCATCACAAGGATCTGAAGGCGCCCGACGAGGAGTACGGCTACGGAATCGTCCGCCCCTACTCGGCGCTGACGATGGACATCCCCGCGGGCCCGAAGACGAACCCGCTGGGCCAGATGTCCTCCTCCGCCTTGAACCCCGGCGGCGCAGCCGCGGACACGGATGACTCGATCCAGGCCAAGAAAAAGAAGAAGTCTTCCGGCAGCCTCCTCGTCCTGGGCGGCATCGCAGCCGCTGTGGTCGTCGGCGCGATCGTGTTCGCGGTCATCCGCAGCCGCCGCAACGGCGGTAGCGGCGGCCCCGGTGACGGCGGCGGTAACCCTCCTCACGGAGCGGGCTACCCGCCCCAGCCCCCGACGGGCTATCAGCCCTACCCCAACGCCGTCCCCAACCAGGGGTACCCGACGTCGCCCGGACAGTCACCGCAGCACCCCAACCCCTACAGTCAGCAGCCCCCGTACCAAGGGCAGTAA
- a CDS encoding putative T7SS-secreted protein: MAANPYPNLGWNPVPGIPGEVIALKQKVSSAATALRTCHTQLDKLIGESSYWEGEAATAFRDAIDGELPTYIKNAARSLEKAAAQLGSWDGYLTAHRDLAQKYDDVAAEKKAAISSAKDRHAQAEQHPDLGLAGRQFSTQEEADAATARLRAAERSLNEATIALNKANGEYDNIITKAQELETTHADNAETVAKSLDDATEKLAPKEPGWLSKAVDAIWEGIKATGEFLLEHAGTIGAIAGLLALFPTPLAPLFAGIALVASAASMAKNFADPEFRDAFLPWGDKFGWNGDTFSAYASFGCDVLGMVPGGKALGMAGREITDGLRMADGMGVAVKNTEKATEFAREFGHVFKTSAKAGADDAWAAAAESATGSAKLLGNLSLDPPSGACAVPAQRRRRAL; this comes from the coding sequence ATGGCAGCCAACCCCTACCCCAATCTTGGCTGGAACCCAGTGCCCGGGATACCCGGCGAAGTCATTGCCCTCAAGCAGAAGGTCAGTTCCGCTGCTACAGCACTGCGCACTTGCCACACTCAGCTCGACAAGCTGATCGGTGAAAGCAGCTACTGGGAAGGCGAGGCCGCGACGGCGTTCAGGGACGCCATCGACGGCGAGCTGCCAACGTACATCAAGAACGCCGCTCGGTCCTTGGAGAAGGCAGCGGCCCAGCTGGGCAGCTGGGACGGGTATCTGACGGCCCACCGGGACCTGGCGCAGAAGTACGACGATGTCGCGGCCGAGAAGAAGGCCGCGATCTCGTCGGCCAAGGATCGCCACGCCCAGGCCGAGCAGCACCCCGATCTGGGCCTTGCCGGTCGGCAGTTCTCCACGCAGGAAGAGGCCGACGCCGCGACTGCGCGGCTCAGGGCGGCCGAGCGTAGCCTCAACGAGGCGACCATCGCGCTGAACAAGGCCAACGGTGAGTACGACAACATCATCACCAAGGCCCAGGAGCTGGAGACCACTCACGCGGACAACGCCGAGACGGTCGCCAAGTCCCTCGATGACGCCACGGAGAAACTGGCACCGAAGGAGCCCGGCTGGCTGAGCAAGGCCGTCGACGCCATCTGGGAGGGCATCAAGGCGACCGGCGAGTTCCTGCTGGAACATGCCGGGACCATCGGCGCCATCGCCGGCCTGCTCGCTCTGTTCCCCACACCGCTCGCGCCGCTGTTCGCCGGGATCGCCCTGGTCGCGAGCGCAGCTTCGATGGCCAAGAACTTCGCCGATCCCGAATTCCGGGATGCCTTCCTGCCTTGGGGGGACAAATTCGGCTGGAACGGGGATACCTTCTCCGCCTACGCCTCCTTCGGTTGTGACGTGCTCGGCATGGTTCCTGGTGGAAAGGCACTAGGGATGGCAGGCCGGGAGATCACAGACGGTCTCCGCATGGCGGACGGCATGGGCGTGGCGGTGAAGAACACCGAAAAGGCAACCGAGTTCGCGCGCGAGTTCGGCCATGTCTTCAAGACCAGCGCCAAGGCCGGAGCCGACGACGCTTGGGCAGCTGCGGCGGAAAGTGCCACCGGGTCGGCCAAGTTGCTGGGAAACCTCAGCCTGGATCCACCGAGCGGTGCCTGCGCGGTGCCAGCCCAACGAAGAAGACGTGCCCTGTGA